Proteins encoded together in one Scyliorhinus canicula chromosome 21, sScyCan1.1, whole genome shotgun sequence window:
- the slc2a8 gene encoding solute carrier family 2, facilitated glucose transporter member 8 isoform X2 has translation MMCAVPYVAGFTLIIAAQNVWMLYGGRVLTGVASGVTSLVVPVYISETAHPKVRGFLGSTVQLMVVTGIMGAYVGGMFLSWYWLAVLCSLPPTVMVVLMCFMPETPRYLMRKHQRVEALQVLAWLRGPDVDSEWECRQIETSCDEQDTKFALSELKNPTIYKPVLIGIFLMLFQQLSGINAVMFYAENIFEQANFKNSSEGSVIVGIVQVVFTAVAALIMDKAGRKLLLAVSALIMCISSAVFGVYFKIWQADINNSSLHKTDSLMFANSVSEAKSVPTWLPLICLVVFIAGFALGCGPIPWLVMSEIFPVRVRGIASGACVLANWSAAFLVTKEFHDLVENITQYGTFWLFSSFCFMNLLFTIFFVPETKGRTLEEIEAHFKATASGQPD, from the exons ATGATGTGTGCCGTTCCATATGTCGCTGGGTTTACACTGATCATCGCAGCACAGAATGTCTGGATGCTGTACGGTGGACGAGTGTTGACTGGAGTGGCCAGTGGAGTGACCTCACTTGTTGTACCA GTGTACATTTCTGAAACGGCCCATCCTAAAGTCCGAGGGTTCTTGGGATCCACTGTTCAGCTGATGGTGGTAACCGGAATCATGGGTGCATATGTCGGTG GTATGTTCTTATCGTGGTATTGGCTTGCTGTGCTGTGTTCTTTACCACCAACCGTCATGGTTGTACTAATGTGCTTCATGCCAGAAACTCCGAGGTACCTGATGAGAAAGCACCAACGTGTTGAGGCACTACAGGTCCTGGCATGGCTCAGAGGACCTGACGTGGATTCTGAATGGGAATGTAGGCAGATCGAAACAAGTTGCGATGAGCAG GATACCAAATTTGCACTTTCGGAGCTAAAAAATCCAACGATTTACAAGCCTGTTCTTATTGGAATATTTCTGATGCTCTTTCAGCAGTTGAGTGGAATCAATGCAGTTATGTTTTATGCAGAAAACATCTTTGAACAAGCAAATTTTAAG AACAGCAGTGAGGGCTCGGTGATAGTTGGTATTGTTCAGGTAGTTTTCACGGCTGTGGCAGCTCTCATCATGGACAAAGCAGGAAGGAAACTTctcctggcagtgtcag CGTTGATCATGTGCATCAGTTCAGCAGTCTTTGGGGTATATTTCAAAATCTGGCAAGCAGACATTAACAACTCTTCACTTCATAAAACTGACAGTTTAATGTTCGCAAATTCAGTTTCTGAGGCAAAAAGTGTTCCGACGTGGTTACCTCTCATCTGTCTAGTTGTTTTTATAGCAG GTTTTGCGCTTGGCTGTGGTCCTATTCCCTGGTTGGTGATGTCGGAAATATTTCCAGTCAGAGTAAGAGGCATTGCAAGTGGAGCCTGTGTCCTAGCAAACTGGTCTGCTGCTTTTTTGGTAACCAAGGAGTTCCATGATCTCGTT GAGAACATTACTCAATATGGGACTTTCTGGCTCTTTTCCAGCTTCTGTTTCATGAATCTGCTCTTcacaattttctttgttcctgaAACAAAAGGGAGAACACTAGAAGAAATCGAGGCCCATTTTAAAGCAACTGCTTCAGGGCAGCCTGACTGA
- the slc2a8 gene encoding solute carrier family 2, facilitated glucose transporter member 8 isoform X1, producing the protein MSREEHRPLLETTSERDTGQEQYFHYVCNRNLYLATFVAVLGPLSFGFVLGYSSPAIPELEANPNPNLNLDSSQASWFGSLVTVGAAVGGIIGGWLVDKIGRKLSLMMCAVPYVAGFTLIIAAQNVWMLYGGRVLTGVASGVTSLVVPVYISETAHPKVRGFLGSTVQLMVVTGIMGAYVGGMFLSWYWLAVLCSLPPTVMVVLMCFMPETPRYLMRKHQRVEALQVLAWLRGPDVDSEWECRQIETSCDEQDTKFALSELKNPTIYKPVLIGIFLMLFQQLSGINAVMFYAENIFEQANFKNSSEGSVIVGIVQVVFTAVAALIMDKAGRKLLLAVSALIMCISSAVFGVYFKIWQADINNSSLHKTDSLMFANSVSEAKSVPTWLPLICLVVFIAGFALGCGPIPWLVMSEIFPVRVRGIASGACVLANWSAAFLVTKEFHDLVENITQYGTFWLFSSFCFMNLLFTIFFVPETKGRTLEEIEAHFKATASGQPD; encoded by the exons TTATGTATGTAATAGGAATCTGTACCTGGCTACATTCGTTGCTGTTTTGGGGCCTCTTAGTTTTGGATTTGTCCTCGGTTACAGTTCTCCTGCCATTCCGGAATTGGAAGCTAATCCAAACCCAAATCTGAACCTTGACTCCTCTCAGGCTTCCTGGTTTGGG TCCTTAGTTACAGTAGGAGCAGCCGTGGGTGGCATAATTGGAGGATGGCTTGTTGATAAAATTGGCAGAAAGCTGAGCCTGATGATGTGTGCCGTTCCATATGTCGCTGGGTTTACACTGATCATCGCAGCACAGAATGTCTGGATGCTGTACGGTGGACGAGTGTTGACTGGAGTGGCCAGTGGAGTGACCTCACTTGTTGTACCA GTGTACATTTCTGAAACGGCCCATCCTAAAGTCCGAGGGTTCTTGGGATCCACTGTTCAGCTGATGGTGGTAACCGGAATCATGGGTGCATATGTCGGTG GTATGTTCTTATCGTGGTATTGGCTTGCTGTGCTGTGTTCTTTACCACCAACCGTCATGGTTGTACTAATGTGCTTCATGCCAGAAACTCCGAGGTACCTGATGAGAAAGCACCAACGTGTTGAGGCACTACAGGTCCTGGCATGGCTCAGAGGACCTGACGTGGATTCTGAATGGGAATGTAGGCAGATCGAAACAAGTTGCGATGAGCAG GATACCAAATTTGCACTTTCGGAGCTAAAAAATCCAACGATTTACAAGCCTGTTCTTATTGGAATATTTCTGATGCTCTTTCAGCAGTTGAGTGGAATCAATGCAGTTATGTTTTATGCAGAAAACATCTTTGAACAAGCAAATTTTAAG AACAGCAGTGAGGGCTCGGTGATAGTTGGTATTGTTCAGGTAGTTTTCACGGCTGTGGCAGCTCTCATCATGGACAAAGCAGGAAGGAAACTTctcctggcagtgtcag CGTTGATCATGTGCATCAGTTCAGCAGTCTTTGGGGTATATTTCAAAATCTGGCAAGCAGACATTAACAACTCTTCACTTCATAAAACTGACAGTTTAATGTTCGCAAATTCAGTTTCTGAGGCAAAAAGTGTTCCGACGTGGTTACCTCTCATCTGTCTAGTTGTTTTTATAGCAG GTTTTGCGCTTGGCTGTGGTCCTATTCCCTGGTTGGTGATGTCGGAAATATTTCCAGTCAGAGTAAGAGGCATTGCAAGTGGAGCCTGTGTCCTAGCAAACTGGTCTGCTGCTTTTTTGGTAACCAAGGAGTTCCATGATCTCGTT GAGAACATTACTCAATATGGGACTTTCTGGCTCTTTTCCAGCTTCTGTTTCATGAATCTGCTCTTcacaattttctttgttcctgaAACAAAAGGGAGAACACTAGAAGAAATCGAGGCCCATTTTAAAGCAACTGCTTCAGGGCAGCCTGACTGA